A stretch of Triticum aestivum cultivar Chinese Spring chromosome 1D, IWGSC CS RefSeq v2.1, whole genome shotgun sequence DNA encodes these proteins:
- the LOC123173949 gene encoding non-classical arabinogalactan protein 31, producing MAVLVLPKCLLLFSLCAVLLSLPGTGASAVNFTIGVQGMVWCKTCRYIGYNADMDASPLQGVEVYLQCRHGPRRLKKLPGASGQGGYFTVQSAHMASFTNDECKVYVESSSSTACDLADEPAAGEGLPLKFKTFVQRGDGLQALYSVGNFFVRPSDPNNCY from the exons ATGGCTGTGCTAGTGCTACCCAAGTGCCTTCTTCTGTTCTCCCTCTGCGCAGTGCTCCTCTCTCTGCCGGGCACCGGCGCCTCCGCCGTGAACTTCACCATCGGCGTGCAGGGCATGGTCTGGTGCAAGACCTGCAGGTACATCGGCTACAACGCCGACATGGACGCCTCCCCGCTCCAAG GCGTGGAGGTGTACCTGCAGTGCCGGCACGGCCCGCGGCGGCTGAAGAAGTTGCCAGGGGCATCGGGGCAGGGCGGCTACTTCACCGTCCAGTCGGCGCACATGGCGTCCTTCACCAACGACGAGTGCAAGGTGTACGTGGAGAGCTCGTCGTCAACCGCGTGCGACCTCGCCGACGAACCTGCTGCCGGCGAGGGGCTGCCGCTCAAGTTCAAGACCTTCGTCCAGCGCGGCGACGGGCTGCAGGCGCTCTACTCCGTCGGCAACTTCTTCGTCCGCCCCAGCGACCCCAACAACTGCTACTGA
- the LOC123173933 gene encoding non-classical arabinogalactan protein 31, with translation MAVPAKCLLLFSLSAALLSLLGTGASAMGLPQPHVPVNFTIGVQGMVWCKTCRYIGYNANMDASPLKGVEVYLQCRHGPRRLKKLPGTSGQGGYFVIQSAHMASFTNDECKVYVESSASTACGLVDEPAAGEGLPLKFDSFVKHGDGLQALYSVGNIFFRPSNPNKCY, from the exons ATGGCGGTGCCAGCCAAGTGCCTCCTTCTGTTCTCCCTCTCCGCGGCGCTCCTCTCTCTGCTTGGCACCGGCGCCTCCGCCATGGGCCTGCCCCAGCCTCATGTGCCGGTGAACTTCACCATCGGCGTGCAGGGCATGGTCTGGTGCAAGACCTGCAGGTACATCGGCTACAACGCAAACATGGACGCCTCCCCGCTCAAAG GCGTGGAGGTGTACCTGCAGTGCCGGCACGGCCCGCGGCGGCTGAAGAAGTTACCAGGGACATCGGGGCAGGGCGGCTACTTCGTCATCCAGTCGGCGCACATGGCGTCCTTCACCAACGACGAGTGCAAGGTGTACGTGGAGAGCTCGGCCTCCACCGCGTGCGGCCTCGTCGACGAACCCGCCGCCGGCGAGGGGCTGCCACTCAAGTTCGACTCATTCGTCAAGCACGGCGACGGCCTGCAGGCGCTCTACTCCGTCGGCAACATCTTCTTCCGCCCCAGCAACCCCAACAAGTGCTACTGA